In Pseudothermotoga hypogea DSM 11164 = NBRC 106472, the following are encoded in one genomic region:
- a CDS encoding FAD-dependent oxidoreductase — protein MERCNDGVRKAMYVIRDHPILHFSRGRKVIFYHDGRPLEWYENEPIAVALYANNVKVLSYTKKYHRPRGFFCAIGKCSSCFMKVDGLPNVRTCITPLKEGMRIETQHGLGRFTESSTLALEEPQGSSIVQAEVLIIGGGPAGLSACLEALRWGCKVTLVDESLRLGGQLIKQTHKFFGSSKDFAGVRGIEIAQILQRQLSPYIGSGQLKVLSNTSAVAYYAKENVALCEQSEKRLFMIEPEAIIVSTGAMEKLVPFVNNDLPGVYGAGAVQTLMNVYGVLPGKRVLMVGAGNIGLIVSYQLLQAGAEVAAIVELAPSVGGYWVHAAKVRRLGVPILLRHTVKKVVGESHVEGAVIQEVDEKGELIGEEKFVECDTVCLAVGLSPTVELFWQAGCEMAYVNDLGGFVPKRDHTLRTSNPRFWVAGDVAGIEEATTAMLEGSIAGLSVSRALNRVDETTFESRLEGYWNKLNELRMGETSYRVRRGLSQVFTEGSLPLFQLVGDSPLEDRLQDEQFRSGVLSENMVETVAPPMELWKKKKNGLVIIECPQKIPCDPCHANCPTGAILPFENINDVPRIDYSKCTGCAMCVAACPGLACFVADISGEQAILKLPYEMSAKPQVGDEVVCLDRCGRKVARSKIVRVQEPRKDKTYVVHVVVPKDLVMHVRTIRVIDRG, from the coding sequence TTGGAAAGGTGCAACGATGGAGTGAGAAAAGCAATGTACGTCATAAGAGACCATCCCATCTTACATTTCAGCAGAGGTAGAAAGGTCATCTTCTACCACGACGGAAGGCCTTTGGAATGGTACGAGAACGAACCCATCGCTGTCGCTCTGTATGCGAACAACGTCAAGGTTCTCAGCTACACGAAGAAGTACCACAGACCGAGGGGATTCTTCTGCGCCATAGGCAAGTGCTCGTCTTGCTTCATGAAGGTCGATGGTTTACCGAACGTCAGAACCTGTATCACACCACTCAAGGAAGGCATGAGGATCGAAACGCAGCACGGCTTGGGGAGATTCACTGAAAGTTCAACCCTCGCGTTGGAAGAGCCTCAAGGATCGTCCATCGTCCAGGCCGAGGTTCTGATCATCGGAGGCGGTCCAGCGGGTCTGTCTGCCTGTCTCGAAGCACTGCGATGGGGTTGTAAGGTCACGCTCGTCGACGAATCGCTCCGTCTCGGTGGCCAGCTCATAAAGCAGACGCACAAGTTCTTCGGTTCATCGAAAGACTTCGCAGGCGTCAGGGGAATAGAGATAGCCCAGATACTCCAACGACAACTGAGTCCATACATCGGTTCAGGTCAACTCAAGGTACTTTCGAACACGTCCGCCGTGGCTTACTATGCGAAAGAAAACGTGGCTCTCTGCGAGCAGAGTGAGAAGAGACTCTTCATGATTGAGCCAGAGGCCATCATCGTCTCCACGGGGGCGATGGAGAAGCTGGTCCCCTTCGTGAACAACGATTTACCGGGTGTCTACGGTGCGGGAGCGGTTCAAACGCTCATGAACGTCTACGGAGTTCTTCCAGGAAAGAGAGTGCTGATGGTCGGAGCAGGAAACATCGGTCTGATCGTTTCTTACCAACTGCTCCAGGCTGGTGCCGAGGTGGCAGCGATCGTGGAATTGGCTCCGAGCGTTGGAGGCTACTGGGTGCACGCAGCCAAGGTTCGCCGTCTCGGTGTTCCAATACTGCTCAGACACACGGTGAAAAAAGTCGTAGGGGAAAGTCACGTCGAAGGTGCTGTGATACAGGAAGTGGATGAAAAAGGCGAGCTCATCGGTGAAGAGAAATTCGTGGAATGCGACACGGTTTGCCTTGCCGTCGGTTTGTCTCCAACGGTGGAACTGTTTTGGCAAGCGGGTTGTGAGATGGCTTACGTGAACGATCTTGGTGGTTTCGTTCCAAAGAGGGATCACACGTTGAGAACTTCAAATCCCAGATTCTGGGTCGCGGGTGATGTTGCAGGAATAGAGGAAGCCACCACGGCCATGCTCGAAGGAAGCATAGCGGGATTGTCCGTCAGCAGGGCTTTGAACAGGGTGGATGAAACCACCTTCGAGAGCAGACTCGAAGGATACTGGAACAAGTTGAACGAGCTTCGAATGGGTGAAACCTCTTACAGGGTGAGGAGGGGCTTGAGTCAGGTTTTCACCGAAGGTTCTCTGCCACTGTTTCAGTTAGTTGGTGATAGTCCGTTGGAAGATCGACTCCAAGATGAGCAGTTCAGATCGGGTGTGCTGAGTGAGAACATGGTTGAAACCGTCGCACCACCCATGGAGCTTTGGAAGAAAAAGAAGAACGGTCTGGTGATAATAGAGTGTCCTCAGAAAATTCCGTGCGATCCTTGCCATGCCAATTGTCCCACGGGTGCGATACTACCTTTCGAAAACATCAACGATGTGCCGAGGATAGACTATTCCAAGTGCACCGGTTGCGCCATGTGCGTTGCCGCATGTCCGGGCCTTGCCTGTTTCGTCGCCGACATATCTGGCGAGCAGGCGATTCTGAAGTTGCCCTATGAGATGTCGGCCAAACCTCAGGTGGGGGACGAGGTGGTCTGCCTCGACAGGTGTGGAAGAAAAGTCGCACGATCGAAGATCGTCAGAGTTCAGGAGCCGAGGAAGGATAAAACCTACGTCGTCCACGTGGTTGTTCCAAAGGATCTGGTGATGCACGTCAGGACGATAAGGGTGATAGATCGTGGATGA
- a CDS encoding iron-containing alcohol dehydrogenase, with translation MFESYLPTRIVFGVGAIEKLPKLVTNLGKKTMIVTGRKSTKVTGLLDRVKAMLEKVGIEVLVFDKVQPNPISDHVDEAAKIAIEQNVEFIIGLGGGSAIDSAKAVAIAAAMKDSFWNYTNAGGNKKPDKALPVIAIPTTHGTGTEADPFAVITNPRTKEKVGIGYDVIFPKISIVDPSLMTTLPKDQTAYTSMDAFYHSLEAFLNIDANPYSDLLAIDSMKRIVSFLMRAYVNGEDIEARTNLAWASTEAGITETLTGVIANHAIEHGLSGFNEQLPHGLGLCITGPYLLEYMFEECKERLAVLTKHVFNIDEFNVNKAARLFIEKLYEFQDLFNLNEKLSKFGFKEQDLPEIAKVAYRIMKGVVVKSPKKLEEKDLVEIMKKAL, from the coding sequence ATGTTCGAAAGTTATCTTCCCACCAGGATCGTCTTCGGAGTGGGTGCGATTGAAAAACTTCCAAAGCTTGTGACAAACCTTGGCAAGAAAACCATGATCGTTACCGGAAGAAAAAGCACGAAGGTCACAGGCCTTTTGGACAGAGTGAAAGCGATGCTGGAGAAAGTCGGTATCGAAGTTTTGGTGTTCGACAAGGTCCAACCCAATCCCATCAGTGACCATGTGGATGAAGCTGCGAAGATCGCAATCGAACAGAACGTTGAATTCATCATTGGACTTGGTGGAGGAAGCGCTATTGACTCTGCCAAAGCCGTAGCGATTGCCGCCGCTATGAAGGACAGCTTTTGGAACTACACGAACGCTGGTGGCAACAAGAAACCAGACAAAGCCTTGCCTGTGATCGCGATCCCCACCACCCATGGGACTGGCACCGAGGCAGATCCCTTTGCGGTGATCACCAACCCCAGAACGAAGGAAAAGGTTGGAATAGGCTACGATGTGATCTTCCCGAAGATCTCCATCGTCGATCCTTCACTCATGACCACTCTTCCAAAAGATCAAACTGCGTACACCTCGATGGACGCCTTCTACCACTCACTTGAAGCCTTCTTGAACATCGATGCGAATCCCTATTCCGATCTTCTCGCCATAGACTCGATGAAGAGGATCGTCTCTTTCTTGATGAGAGCCTACGTGAACGGTGAGGACATCGAGGCAAGAACGAACCTCGCCTGGGCGAGCACCGAAGCGGGTATCACAGAAACGCTCACGGGTGTCATCGCCAACCATGCGATCGAGCACGGTTTGAGTGGCTTCAACGAACAACTTCCCCACGGACTCGGTCTGTGCATCACTGGGCCATATTTGCTCGAGTACATGTTCGAAGAGTGCAAAGAGAGGCTCGCGGTTTTGACCAAACATGTGTTCAACATCGACGAGTTCAATGTGAACAAAGCCGCGAGGTTGTTCATAGAAAAGCTCTACGAGTTCCAAGATCTCTTCAATCTGAACGAGAAACTCTCCAAGTTCGGTTTCAAAGAGCAAGATCTTCCAGAGATCGCCAAGGTTGCCTACAGGATCATGAAGGGTGTGGTCGTGAAGAGCCCGAAGAAGCTCGAAGAAAAGGACCTCGTTGAAATCATGAAGAAAGCACTGTGA
- a CDS encoding iron-sulfur cluster-binding protein, translated as MENFSLTRSELVQLTADTFIISFNEWIDFEPIQFIMIETETSIVRKPFGLGRWNGKLAIGVQIIGPGTNYIVQQSVLEAHGPCGKGFVPPEGKGAMIATPACLPMALDLHKRYGCDVFIGSLEELSIEIPFPLVVGDEAFLNLLRSLEGYDWFLVIGSDQMEKISYDILKGKAEVFVSFNEYMACGIGACRGCAKETKNGLKHLCIDGPVLRGEEVWS; from the coding sequence ATGGAGAATTTCTCTCTGACGAGGAGTGAGCTTGTCCAGCTCACCGCAGACACGTTCATCATTTCTTTCAACGAGTGGATCGATTTTGAACCCATTCAGTTCATCATGATAGAAACGGAAACTTCGATCGTTCGAAAGCCTTTCGGCCTCGGTCGGTGGAACGGAAAGCTCGCCATAGGAGTGCAGATCATAGGTCCTGGAACGAACTACATAGTACAACAGAGCGTTTTGGAGGCACACGGTCCGTGCGGCAAAGGCTTCGTTCCACCTGAAGGTAAAGGTGCGATGATCGCAACGCCAGCTTGTCTACCAATGGCTCTCGATCTACACAAAAGATACGGTTGCGACGTGTTCATCGGTTCTTTGGAGGAACTTTCGATCGAAATTCCCTTCCCACTCGTGGTGGGAGACGAAGCGTTTTTGAACCTGCTCAGATCGCTCGAAGGTTACGATTGGTTCTTAGTGATCGGTTCGGACCAGATGGAGAAGATCAGCTATGATATTTTGAAAGGCAAAGCAGAAGTGTTCGTTTCGTTCAACGAATACATGGCCTGTGGGATCGGCGCGTGCAGAGGCTGTGCGAAAGAAACCAAGAACGGTTTGAAACATCTGTGCATCGATGGACCTGTTCTGAGAGGTGAAGAGGTGTGGAGCTGA
- a CDS encoding HisA/HisF-related TIM barrel protein gives MELRPPIVIASGTGGMGEYLKLIDPKHIGAYTLKTITFNPRRGNPPPRLIATQNYLINSIGLENVGVEKFIEELENRVYDELFKKVKVIFSFAGENFEEYLLVAQKMAPYQDRFVAFECNFSCPNVHFNPLSNVVELERMLSELRKRLNVFLIAKLGVEGAFIEEIAKIVEDCGWNGVTLINTIRALHVDGDRIIKGGISGPVLKPIALRAVYEVRKKTNLYIIASGGIMNEQDAEQFFKVGANAISVGTALYKDPKMIEKIAQKFS, from the coding sequence GTGGAGCTGAGACCACCCATAGTGATAGCTTCTGGAACTGGAGGCATGGGAGAGTATCTCAAGCTGATCGATCCAAAACATATAGGCGCCTACACGCTCAAGACCATCACGTTCAATCCGAGGCGTGGAAATCCTCCGCCAAGACTCATCGCCACGCAGAACTATTTGATCAACAGCATAGGACTTGAGAACGTCGGGGTTGAGAAGTTCATCGAAGAGCTCGAAAATAGAGTGTACGATGAACTCTTCAAGAAGGTGAAGGTGATCTTCAGCTTCGCAGGGGAAAACTTCGAAGAATACCTGTTGGTCGCTCAAAAGATGGCACCTTACCAAGACAGATTCGTCGCATTCGAGTGCAACTTCTCTTGTCCGAACGTGCATTTCAATCCGCTCTCCAATGTCGTTGAACTCGAGAGAATGCTATCGGAACTGAGAAAGAGATTGAACGTATTTCTCATCGCCAAACTTGGCGTAGAGGGTGCGTTCATTGAAGAAATCGCCAAAATCGTTGAAGACTGTGGTTGGAACGGTGTGACGTTGATCAACACGATCCGAGCGCTCCACGTGGACGGCGATAGGATCATAAAAGGTGGTATCTCAGGACCCGTGCTCAAGCCCATCGCGTTGAGGGCGGTGTACGAGGTGAGGAAGAAAACCAACCTCTACATCATCGCCTCGGGTGGGATCATGAACGAACAAGACGCCGAACAGTTCTTCAAAGTCGGTGCCAACGCGATCAGCGTCGGAACGGCTTTGTACAAAGATCCCAAGATGATCGAGAAGATCGCACAGAAATTCTCTTGA
- the pyrE gene encoding orotate phosphoribosyltransferase yields MLELLKEIGAVLEGHFLLSSGKHSSKYIQCAKIFELPSYGEKIGKAIAEKISQHKPDIVIGPALGGVILAYEVARHVNARAMFTEREDGRMRLRRNFNIEENERVAIVEDVTTTGKSVLEVAEVVREHGGQVCCIASIVDRSVEKLPFEVPFYSLVKLELPIFEPNDCPLCQQGVPLVKPGSRKHIV; encoded by the coding sequence ATGCTTGAGCTACTCAAAGAAATCGGGGCAGTTCTGGAAGGCCACTTCCTGCTGTCTTCGGGCAAACATTCTTCAAAGTACATTCAGTGCGCGAAGATATTCGAGCTTCCAAGCTACGGTGAAAAGATAGGTAAAGCGATCGCTGAAAAGATATCCCAGCACAAGCCAGACATCGTCATAGGTCCAGCGCTGGGTGGGGTTATCTTGGCCTACGAAGTGGCACGCCACGTGAACGCACGTGCCATGTTCACAGAGAGAGAAGATGGTCGGATGAGACTCAGAAGGAACTTCAACATCGAGGAAAATGAAAGGGTCGCGATAGTTGAAGACGTCACGACGACTGGCAAATCCGTCTTGGAGGTCGCCGAGGTCGTTCGAGAGCACGGTGGACAGGTCTGTTGCATCGCGAGCATCGTGGACAGATCTGTAGAGAAACTTCCCTTCGAAGTGCCTTTCTATTCTCTCGTGAAGCTCGAGCTTCCCATATTCGAGCCGAACGACTGTCCACTGTGCCAACAAGGTGTTCCGTTGGTCAAACCAGGTAGCAGGAAACACATCGTTTGA
- a CDS encoding (2Fe-2S)-binding protein codes for MDEKIFVCRCEEVTLEEVRRYIRMGFTTFSELKRLLRIGMGPCQGRGCREIVLRELSKAKGVSISQLNPGTFRPPSKPLLAGLLSDVESKKRG; via the coding sequence GTGGATGAGAAGATTTTCGTTTGTCGATGCGAAGAAGTAACGCTCGAAGAAGTTAGAAGATACATCCGAATGGGCTTCACAACCTTCAGCGAGCTCAAGAGGCTTTTGAGGATCGGGATGGGACCGTGTCAAGGACGAGGCTGTAGAGAGATCGTGCTCAGGGAGTTATCCAAAGCCAAGGGTGTTTCGATTTCTCAACTCAATCCGGGCACCTTCAGACCTCCCTCAAAACCTCTTCTGGCTGGCCTGCTCTCGGACGTTGAATCGAAAAAGCGAGGCTGA
- a CDS encoding aspartate carbamoyltransferase catalytic subunit gives MRHLLDIKDLSRKEIETILERAMWYKSLKVYPKTLEGKFVLTAFFEPSTRTKVSFQKAAMNLGANVIDFAPESSSLLKGETDLDTILTLNMMDFDCLVVRIRRNGAPKEFSKYVKMPVVNAGDGTNEHPTQALLDAMTMVEHFNTLKLKVAIVGDIVHSRVARSLTELLNKFGAEVRMVGPKGFVPESFEGVSLITNDLEEAIHDVDVIYALRIQKERLEESYPNVDDFFRTMQINSKTIELAPKHAVLMHPGPFNRNVEVSDDVVYSERSKILEQVKNGVFVRMAVLEFAMGVIEVESVRSMEASLAGR, from the coding sequence GTGAGGCATCTGCTGGACATCAAGGATCTGAGCAGGAAAGAGATCGAGACCATACTCGAGCGCGCCATGTGGTACAAGTCACTGAAGGTTTATCCGAAAACGCTCGAAGGCAAATTCGTGCTCACCGCCTTCTTCGAACCTTCCACGAGGACGAAGGTCTCTTTCCAGAAGGCCGCGATGAACCTGGGAGCCAACGTCATCGACTTTGCGCCTGAAAGTTCCTCACTGTTGAAGGGTGAGACCGACCTCGACACGATTTTGACACTGAACATGATGGACTTCGACTGTTTGGTGGTTCGCATTCGAAGAAACGGTGCGCCAAAGGAGTTCTCAAAATACGTGAAAATGCCCGTGGTGAACGCAGGTGACGGCACGAACGAACATCCCACCCAAGCTCTCTTGGACGCCATGACGATGGTTGAACATTTCAACACGCTCAAACTCAAAGTCGCCATCGTTGGAGACATCGTCCATTCGCGCGTGGCCAGATCTTTAACCGAACTTTTGAACAAGTTCGGTGCGGAAGTGAGAATGGTCGGACCTAAAGGTTTTGTGCCGGAGAGCTTCGAAGGTGTGAGCCTGATAACGAACGATCTGGAAGAAGCCATACACGACGTCGACGTCATCTACGCGCTGAGGATCCAAAAGGAAAGACTTGAGGAAAGTTATCCAAACGTCGACGACTTCTTCCGCACGATGCAGATAAACTCGAAAACGATAGAACTCGCACCAAAACACGCCGTCTTGATGCACCCAGGACCCTTCAACAGGAACGTTGAAGTCTCAGACGACGTAGTTTACTCGGAGAGATCGAAGATATTGGAGCAGGTGAAAAACGGTGTCTTCGTGAGAATGGCCGTTCTGGAGTTCGCCATGGGAGTGATCGAGGTTGAGAGCGTACGATCCATGGAAGCGTCGCTGGCTGGACGTTGA
- the pyrF gene encoding orotidine-5'-phosphate decarboxylase: MEVVKLHLVLSLDMDEPLSFIDRFGSFEYVKVGHNLASLGKSVFDELAKRNLKAILDLKFVDIPSTIARSIKAWDHPSIVGFTMHAAAGIESVKAALESTEKLIFVVVKLTSIEGSLEDYATQVESLRLLGCSFVLPGSWAMKLRKKISGKILVPGVRMERGADDQKDVVSLEQIKKVADFAVIGREVYKSQDPKATMEKMRRFVHA, from the coding sequence ATGGAGGTGGTGAAGTTGCATCTGGTACTGAGTTTGGACATGGATGAACCGCTGTCGTTCATCGATCGTTTTGGAAGTTTCGAGTACGTCAAGGTGGGTCACAACCTTGCATCACTCGGTAAAAGCGTGTTCGACGAACTTGCCAAGAGGAACCTCAAAGCCATACTCGATCTGAAGTTCGTCGACATTCCTTCAACCATCGCAAGATCCATCAAGGCATGGGACCATCCTTCGATCGTGGGTTTCACCATGCACGCCGCCGCGGGCATCGAGTCAGTAAAGGCCGCTTTGGAAAGCACAGAGAAACTGATCTTCGTGGTCGTGAAGCTCACGTCCATCGAAGGTTCCTTGGAGGACTACGCGACGCAGGTGGAATCCCTCAGATTGCTCGGTTGTTCCTTCGTTCTTCCCGGAAGTTGGGCAATGAAGTTGCGCAAAAAGATCTCGGGAAAGATACTCGTTCCCGGTGTTCGCATGGAGAGGGGTGCGGACGATCAGAAAGACGTGGTGAGCCTCGAGCAGATCAAGAAAGTCGCCGACTTCGCCGTCATAGGCAGAGAAGTGTACAAGAGCCAAGATCCAAAGGCCACGATGGAAAAAATGAGGAGGTTCGTTCATGCTTGA
- a CDS encoding dihydroorotase produces MRAYDPWKRRWLDVEIDLPEPKEGLVACPTFFDMHAHVRLNGQEDYDSLEKAAIAGGFGAVLIQPNTNPKLESVDVLNMHFQLAKDKIVDFYWSVSLFGELEPDGERTLCYSNDGIEYDTLKILNAFRRKKPHLVLDHSQVHELGGLFYEPTPIEVPKRPICSEAISIFRNVMLGLEHGFNRFHIQHVSTKLSIETILHLRNYTKVSCEVTPHHLFFTMDDVKNTNFKINPPLGTEQDREALLEAVEKDLVDVFATDHAPHPEKPNDFEKAPFGTSGIEVAFSAFYTATECLEKTIEKLTVAPRKILGIERSFELDNVIVIDPSIQWVVDAKKFYSKGKNCVFNGTKLRGKVVGMKRSGRWVYWDGEFLSDEE; encoded by the coding sequence TTGAGAGCGTACGATCCATGGAAGCGTCGCTGGCTGGACGTTGAGATCGATTTACCAGAGCCAAAGGAAGGGCTCGTGGCTTGTCCAACCTTCTTCGACATGCACGCGCACGTGAGGTTGAACGGCCAGGAAGACTACGATTCACTCGAAAAGGCCGCGATCGCAGGTGGTTTCGGTGCTGTTTTGATCCAACCGAACACCAATCCAAAGCTTGAGAGCGTGGACGTTTTGAACATGCACTTTCAACTCGCCAAGGACAAGATCGTCGATTTCTACTGGTCCGTCTCTCTGTTCGGTGAGCTCGAACCAGACGGAGAAAGAACGTTGTGCTATTCCAACGATGGTATTGAATACGACACGCTGAAGATCTTGAACGCTTTCAGGAGAAAAAAACCACACCTCGTGTTGGACCACAGTCAGGTGCACGAACTTGGAGGTTTGTTCTACGAACCTACACCGATCGAAGTACCAAAGAGACCGATCTGCAGCGAAGCCATATCCATCTTTCGAAACGTGATGCTCGGTCTCGAACATGGCTTTAATAGGTTCCACATCCAGCACGTTTCAACGAAACTTTCGATCGAAACGATACTTCATCTTCGAAACTATACCAAGGTGAGCTGTGAAGTCACACCACACCACCTCTTCTTCACCATGGACGATGTGAAGAACACCAATTTCAAGATCAATCCTCCGCTCGGCACTGAGCAAGATAGAGAAGCGCTTCTCGAGGCCGTGGAGAAAGATTTGGTGGACGTTTTCGCGACAGATCATGCGCCACATCCAGAAAAGCCGAACGATTTCGAAAAGGCACCGTTTGGAACCAGCGGTATCGAAGTGGCGTTCAGCGCCTTCTACACGGCCACAGAATGTCTCGAAAAAACCATCGAGAAACTCACCGTGGCACCCCGAAAGATCCTTGGAATCGAAAGGTCCTTCGAGCTGGACAACGTGATCGTGATCGATCCGAGCATTCAATGGGTGGTTGATGCTAAAAAATTTTACAGCAAAGGAAAAAATTGTGTTTTCAATGGTACAAAACTGAGGGGCAAAGTGGTGGGAATGAAACGTTCAGGAAGGTGGGTGTACTGGGATGGAGAATTTCTCTCTGACGAGGAGTGA